The genomic interval ATAGTGCTGACATTTCTTCGAACCACCATCCACCACGAGAAACTCCCCAAATTAAAACAGGGAATGCAGCAGCAAATATAAGTAAACAAAGTCTTCTTCTCCAAGTAAATTCTTTTTCAGAGTTAGAATCATATTCTCCTAAAAATCTTTTATGTATTTCTTCTTTATCAGCATAAACATATGATTTTGTAGGATCTTTATTAACTTTTTTAGCATACCAATACATATATGCTAAAGTAATAATTGAAGCTAAAACTAAAGTTACTATTCTAAATGTTAATCCTTCTGTGAATGAAATTCCTGCAGCATTAGATGCAATAACAGTAGCAAAAGGATTTATAGTTGAGAACATTGTTCCTATAGATGAACCCATATAGATTGCAGCAATACAAGTTAGTACATCAAATCCACTTAATAGGAAGATAGGCATAAGTATTGGATAGAAGGCAATAGTTTCTTCTGCCAAACCAAAAGTTGTTCCTCCTAAAGTTGTTAGAACAAAAACAAGAGTTACCAACAAAAATTCTTTTCCTTTTGTTCTCTTTGAAAGAGCTGCCATTCCAGCATCAAAAGCTCCTATTTTATTAATAATTCCTATAATTCCTCCAAGAATGAAAACGAAAAGCATAATATCAGTAGTATCTAAAGCACCAGTGATAGGAGCTTTAAGAACATCTAAAAATCCTTGTGGTTTTTGCTCAATTCTTTGATAAGTTCCTGGAATAGCAATAGGTTTTTTGATTACACCTTCAGTAAACTTATCTAAGCTTAATTGAATTTGAAGTCTATCTAAAACTTCTTGAGTTGCAGGCTCTGTTGTTACATTGTTCTCATGATCTGTGATGACAAATTCATTTGTACTATCATCATAAGTTAATCTTGAGAATTGACCCGATGGAACTATGTAAGTTAAAACTGCAGCTAAAACTAAAATAATAGCTAATACTGTAAATGCACTTGGGAAACTTCTTTTTTTCTTTTGTTTTTCAGACATTTTAATAGGAGTTATTGCAATTTTTATTTGCAAAGACTCCTTCACCTCCTTATATTTTATATCTAAAGTCATTATATACATTTTAATGCTATAAATCAACTAAAATTTTTATTAATATAACTATTTATACTATTTTAAATCACTTATATTGTTCAAAAAAGTATAATAACTGTTTAAAAAAATTTTGTGATATTAGAATTAATGCATTATGTATTAAGCTGAAAATATTAATTTAAAATATATTGATATTTGTTATGGTAACTATAATATATATGTATTTTACAAATAATAAATAAGTTATAGAATTTAGTTAAGGCAATTAAATAGTTAGGAGGTATACATATGTCAAAAGAAAAAGTTAAACCGTCGCTTTTTATAGCTTTACTACCATTTATTTTTCTAATAATTTTTATGTTATTAGGGACTTTAGTTTATTCTTCTCCTGCTCAAATTCCATTAATTCTAGGAATTGCTATAACTTGTATCATAGGACATTTTTTAGGTTATTCCTATGAAGAAATAGAAGATTCTATGATAGAAACAAATAAGATGGGCTTACAAGCTAATTTTATTATGTTAATTGTAGGTTGCTTGATTGGATCTTGGATAGTAGGTGGAGTTGTTCCAGGTATGATATATTATGGCTTAAAATTATTTACACCTAGAATATTTTTAATTATCTTACCTATAATGTGTGCAATAATAAGTGTATCAACAGGTAGTGCATGGACAACAGCAGGTACAATGGGAACTGCAGCTATGGGAATTGGAGTAGGAATGGGTATTCCTGCACCATTAGTTGCAGGTGCAGTTGTTAGTGGTGCTTCTTTTGGAGATAAATTATCACCTCTTTCTGACAGTACAAACCTTGCAGCTGCTACGGCTGAAGCAGGATTATTTGATCACGTAAGACATATGTTAAAGACTACTATTCCAAGTTTTTTAATAGCACTATTAATATTTGCTTTTTTAGGTAGAAATTTTGGAAGTGCTAATATAGATAACAATGCAATAGATAGTATTACTAATACAATAGCTAATAATTTTAAAATTACACCTTTAATTTTTATTCCACCAATTATAATAATAGTTGTAATATTTTTAAAAGTTCCTCCTGTTCCAGGAATGTTAATTGGGACTCTTGCAGGTGTAGGAATGTGTTTTTACCAAGGTGAAAACTTGACTACAATAATTGCAGCACTATATGAAGGACCTAGTATAGAAACAGGAAATGCTGTTGTTGATAAACTATTAAATAGAGGTGGTTTACTTTTCATGATGGAAACTATCTCATTAGTTATGTGTGCTTTAGCATTTGGAGGTGCTATTAAAGCAATAGGTTGTATAGACACAATAATAGAAACAGTTCTAAAGCATTTAAGAAGAAGAGGTTCTATAATCACTTCAAATGTTATTATGTGTATTTTATGTAATTTTGCTGCTGCAGATCAATATATGTCAATAGTTATTCCAGGACAAATGTATAAAAAGGTCTATAAAAAATTAAATTTAGCACCCGAAAATTTATCAAGAACTCTTGAGGATGCAGGAACATTAACATCAGGATTAGTTCCTTGGTCTACTTGTGGAGCTGTTTACTTAGCAACTTTAGGAGTAAGTGCTTTTCAATATGGAAGATACCATATTTTAGGTTTAGTAAATCCAATAGTAGCTATAGTTTATGCATATTTGCTAATTTTCTTAAATCCACTAGATAAATCAAAACCTATAAAAGATAGATTGACAGATGAGGATTTAAAAGACTTATAAAAATATTTAATATTTCTAAGAGAATATTGAATAAGCATAGATAATTGTAGTAAATAAAAATGAGCTGTTGCAAAATTAAAATTTCAATTTAAAGTAAAAAATAAGCGAGTTACGAATGGAAATTTTAGATAAAAAATCAAATAGAATGAGCCGAGCAAATTCAGGAGTGTTTGAGCATAGCGAGTTTGCCTGATTTGCAGCGAATTCTTGATTTTTTATCGTTAAGAAATTTACTCAGTAACGAACTATTTTTTACTTTTTATTTATTTACAACAGCCCATTTTTTTCTTTTGAAAATCAATTATTTAGTTTTAAAATTTTATTCTTCAGTTTTTTTTCTCTTTTTTAATTGAGCCATTACTATTGGTGATAATAATGAGAAAAGAGTTAAGAATAATAGAACTTTTGAAACTGTACTTTGGAATAGTATAGAATAATTATTATGATTTAAGATAAGTGATCTTCTAAGTCCTGATTCACCTATTGGTCCTAATATTAAAGCTAAAACTATTGAAGCAGAGTTAAGTTCAAATTTTTGAACGAAGTATCCAATTATACCAAAGACAAACATTACCCATACGTCAGCCATTTGGTTGTTAATAGCATAAGAACCTATTACACTTAGTGCAAATATAAGAGGTATTAAATAGCTATCTGAAACTCTTGATACTTTTGCAAATAATTTAGAACCGAAAAGTCCTAAGATAAGCATGAATATATTAACTATAACAAATCCTGCGAAGAAAGTATAAGTTATTTTTCCATGAACAGTAAATAGGTCTGGACCTGGTTGAAGTCCTTGTATCATAAGTCCTCCAAGTAAAACAGCAGTAACACTTTCACCAGGTATTCCTAATGTGAATGTTGGTATAAGTGAACCTCCTGTAACAGCGTTGTTAGCTGCTTCAGCTCCTGCTATTCCTTCTATACTTCCATGACCAAATAATTCTTTTTTCTTTGAGAATCTTTTTGCTTCGTTATATCCTAAGAATGCAGCAATACTTGCTCCAGCTCCTGGTAATATTCCTATAATACTTCCGATAACTGTTGATCTTAAAGATGTAGGTAATATTTCTAAGATTTGTTCTTTAGATAATAGAACTTTATTATCAAAGTCTACCATATTTCCTGCTTTTTTAATTTTCTTTTCAGCTAACATCAATACTTGTGACATTGAGAAAAGTCCTATAAGAGCAGCAGTAAAAGGTATTCCTGAAAGTAATGCAGGAACTCCAAATGTGAAACGAGCATTTCCTAGCATAGGATCCATTCCAACAGTTGATAACATTAATCCTAAAGCTCCTGAAATTAATCCTTTTACTATTGATTTTGTACTTGCACCAGCAATGATAGTTAAACCAAATATAGATAACCAGAAATATTCAGCTGGTCCAAAAAGTAATGCAAGTTTTGCTAGTCTTGGAGCAAATAGATAAAGTGGAATAGCACTTAAAATTCCTCCTATGAATGAAGCAGTAATTGCAGTACCTAATGCAGTACCTGCTTTTCCTTGTTTTGTTAATTCATAACCATCTATAGCAGTTGCAGCTGCAGCTGGAGTACCTGGTGTACGAATTAAGATAGCTGAAATCGAACCACCAAATATAGCTCCACAATAAACTCCTGCAAGAGTAATTAATCCTGTTGAAGGATCCATTCCAAATGTAATAGGAATTAATAAGGCAACTCCCATTGCAGCAGAAAGTCCTGGTAAAGCTCCAATAGTTATTCCGATAGCCACACTAATTATAGCAGCAACTAAATTTATTGGTGTTAAGGCTGCTACATATCCAAATAAAACATCTGACATAATTATTTCTCCTCTCCTAACTTATAGTAAAAATCCTCTTGGTACAGGGACTTTTAAGAATGATACAAATATTAAATATAAAAATATTGGGAAAAGTATACTTACAACAATACTCCATTTAATACTGCTCTTTAATGCTACCATAGTTACAAAAAGGTAAATTGCAGTTGTAACAAAGAAACCAATTATATCAATTAAAACTATATATACAGCAGATAATGCAATAATAAGGAAGAATTGACGATATAAAATACCTTTAAATTGGTCACTCTCTTTATCTTCCACATTTTTAGGTTTAATAATAAAAGTATTTATAGCCAAAAGTAAAGTTAAAAATACCATTAAACCTAGTACAAAAAGAGGATATCTTGCTGCTTTTTCTGGAAGCTGTTTTATTAAAAAGAAATAAAATGCTTCTAAAATAAATAAACCTATTGTTAAAAATTTATCATATTTTCTCATATTATTTATAACCTTTCATTCATTGTAAAATAAAAGGGCATTGCAAATATAACTATTGAAAAACCTCGTTGTACTTGCAACAGCCCCATTTTAAATTAATATT from Fusobacterium pseudoperiodonticum carries:
- a CDS encoding tripartite tricarboxylate transporter permease; translated protein: MSDVLFGYVAALTPINLVAAIISVAIGITIGALPGLSAAMGVALLIPITFGMDPSTGLITLAGVYCGAIFGGSISAILIRTPGTPAAAATAIDGYELTKQGKAGTALGTAITASFIGGILSAIPLYLFAPRLAKLALLFGPAEYFWLSIFGLTIIAGASTKSIVKGLISGALGLMLSTVGMDPMLGNARFTFGVPALLSGIPFTAALIGLFSMSQVLMLAEKKIKKAGNMVDFDNKVLLSKEQILEILPTSLRSTVIGSIIGILPGAGASIAAFLGYNEAKRFSKKKELFGHGSIEGIAGAEAANNAVTGGSLIPTFTLGIPGESVTAVLLGGLMIQGLQPGPDLFTVHGKITYTFFAGFVIVNIFMLILGLFGSKLFAKVSRVSDSYLIPLIFALSVIGSYAINNQMADVWVMFVFGIIGYFVQKFELNSASIVLALILGPIGESGLRRSLILNHNNYSILFQSTVSKVLLFLTLFSLLSPIVMAQLKKRKKTEE
- a CDS encoding tripartite tricarboxylate transporter TctB family protein, coding for MRKYDKFLTIGLFILEAFYFFLIKQLPEKAARYPLFVLGLMVFLTLLLAINTFIIKPKNVEDKESDQFKGILYRQFFLIIALSAVYIVLIDIIGFFVTTAIYLFVTMVALKSSIKWSIVVSILFPIFLYLIFVSFLKVPVPRGFLL
- the nhaC gene encoding Na+/H+ antiporter NhaC; translation: MSKEKVKPSLFIALLPFIFLIIFMLLGTLVYSSPAQIPLILGIAITCIIGHFLGYSYEEIEDSMIETNKMGLQANFIMLIVGCLIGSWIVGGVVPGMIYYGLKLFTPRIFLIILPIMCAIISVSTGSAWTTAGTMGTAAMGIGVGMGIPAPLVAGAVVSGASFGDKLSPLSDSTNLAAATAEAGLFDHVRHMLKTTIPSFLIALLIFAFLGRNFGSANIDNNAIDSITNTIANNFKITPLIFIPPIIIIVVIFLKVPPVPGMLIGTLAGVGMCFYQGENLTTIIAALYEGPSIETGNAVVDKLLNRGGLLFMMETISLVMCALAFGGAIKAIGCIDTIIETVLKHLRRRGSIITSNVIMCILCNFAAADQYMSIVIPGQMYKKVYKKLNLAPENLSRTLEDAGTLTSGLVPWSTCGAVYLATLGVSAFQYGRYHILGLVNPIVAIVYAYLLIFLNPLDKSKPIKDRLTDEDLKDL
- a CDS encoding YfcC family protein, coding for MSEKQKKKRSFPSAFTVLAIILVLAAVLTYIVPSGQFSRLTYDDSTNEFVITDHENNVTTEPATQEVLDRLQIQLSLDKFTEGVIKKPIAIPGTYQRIEQKPQGFLDVLKAPITGALDTTDIMLFVFILGGIIGIINKIGAFDAGMAALSKRTKGKEFLLVTLVFVLTTLGGTTFGLAEETIAFYPILMPIFLLSGFDVLTCIAAIYMGSSIGTMFSTINPFATVIASNAAGISFTEGLTFRIVTLVLASIITLAYMYWYAKKVNKDPTKSYVYADKEEIHKRFLGEYDSNSEKEFTWRRRLCLLIFAAAFPVLIWGVSRGGWWFEEMSALFLGVALLLMFFSGLSEKDAVNTFIAGAGDLVGVVLTIGLARSINIVMDNGFISDTLLYYSTEFVAGMGKGTFAIAQLLIFSVLGFFIPSSSGLAVLSMPIMAPLADTVGLSREVVINAYNWGQGWMSFITPTGLILVTLEMAGTTFDKWLKYILPLMGIIGVFSAVMLVINTMF